Proteins from a single region of Hermetia illucens chromosome 3, iHerIll2.2.curated.20191125, whole genome shotgun sequence:
- the LOC119651309 gene encoding coiled-coil domain-containing protein 28A isoform X1, with protein sequence MEANDELVERQKLVPIDVEADNDLANRIAAGLPPTVPITGQITTSVASKRVKSVSSDETTRSQNSTSIEQTNSGKAPPTSRIAYVNERRQKHQDDPRFDFQSRPRKILKDRNDSNSILPNDNFDDRPIKHHSFVSEIPDVKHMERALLSLLDDFHSGKLKAFGSSCTMEQMTQIREQQESLAKLHFELASADDDPPHEGANQTNTTKAQEGMTHLVQKLEQLSISIEKLQSSHTGG encoded by the exons ATGGAAGCCAACGATGAGCTTGTTGAGCGTCAGAAGCTAGTGCCTATCGACGTTGAAGCAGACAATGACTTGGCGAATCGAATAGCAGCAGGTCTTCCGCCCACTGTACCAATTACCGGACAGATTACGACTTCTGTGGCGAGCAAGCGA GTGAAGAGTGTATCCAGCGATGAGACGACACGCAGCCAGAACTCGACCTCCATAGAGCAGACCAACTCGGGGAAGGCTCCCCCAACATCCAGAATCGCATACGTCAATGAACGACGTCAGAAACACCAAGACGATCCTCGCTTTGACTTCCAGTCCAGACCCCGAAAAATTCTTAAAG ATCGCAATGATTCCAATAGTATTTTACCGAATGACAATTTTGACGATCGACCCATTAAACACCATTCTTTTGTCTCAGAAATTCCTGATGTGAAGCACATGGAGCGGGCGCTCCTCAGCTTACTTGACGACTTTCATTCTGGAAAACTAAAGGCATTTG gatccagTTGTACAATGGAGCAAATGACCCAAATACGTGAACAACAAGAAAGTCTGGCAAAACTGCATTTCGAATTGGCTTCCGCTGATGACGACCCACCTCACGAGGGCGCAAATCAAACAAACACCACCAAAGCTCAGGAAGGCATGACGCATCTCGTTCAGAAGCTCGAACAATTGTCGATATCCATCGAGAAGCTGCAATCTAGTCATACGGGAGGGTGA
- the LOC119651309 gene encoding coiled-coil domain-containing protein 28A isoform X2 yields the protein MEANDELVERQKLVPIDVEADNDLANRIAAGLPPTVPITGQITTSVASKRVKSVSSDETTRSQNSTSIEQTNSGKAPPTSRIAYVNERRQKHQDDPRFDFQSRPRKILKEIPDVKHMERALLSLLDDFHSGKLKAFGSSCTMEQMTQIREQQESLAKLHFELASADDDPPHEGANQTNTTKAQEGMTHLVQKLEQLSISIEKLQSSHTGG from the exons ATGGAAGCCAACGATGAGCTTGTTGAGCGTCAGAAGCTAGTGCCTATCGACGTTGAAGCAGACAATGACTTGGCGAATCGAATAGCAGCAGGTCTTCCGCCCACTGTACCAATTACCGGACAGATTACGACTTCTGTGGCGAGCAAGCGA GTGAAGAGTGTATCCAGCGATGAGACGACACGCAGCCAGAACTCGACCTCCATAGAGCAGACCAACTCGGGGAAGGCTCCCCCAACATCCAGAATCGCATACGTCAATGAACGACGTCAGAAACACCAAGACGATCCTCGCTTTGACTTCCAGTCCAGACCCCGAAAAATTCTTAAAG AAATTCCTGATGTGAAGCACATGGAGCGGGCGCTCCTCAGCTTACTTGACGACTTTCATTCTGGAAAACTAAAGGCATTTG gatccagTTGTACAATGGAGCAAATGACCCAAATACGTGAACAACAAGAAAGTCTGGCAAAACTGCATTTCGAATTGGCTTCCGCTGATGACGACCCACCTCACGAGGGCGCAAATCAAACAAACACCACCAAAGCTCAGGAAGGCATGACGCATCTCGTTCAGAAGCTCGAACAATTGTCGATATCCATCGAGAAGCTGCAATCTAGTCATACGGGAGGGTGA
- the LOC119651547 gene encoding uncharacterized protein LOC119651547 — protein MGTKLLYAEFIVVYLLSLISCPSPNVIRLLCSKDSAKLVRKLVNLKWNPILEKHKVKLPLECPFHPQRDVFGPQQEAKKRNRPSQWMCRLCGKSFFDEKHLDLHFDSRHSTLLNHAEDAVCLGDFCDIMRCDVFISQQAKIDGSDAYTITDVELWRGSNALHASKLHQIQRTLTKTLTLERQKKSTKQLWKDPSHQKRNDLLPRFGDFSSNAGKDFSGETKSDSCRFGKGDNVNRPMNYDENTFRISSGGKNERNNLLQAQKAKSRCQPDKLSKLKSKCETIVRFCILGLLLEMSDQAFTELEDEMNKAVCWYLTCDRYWEDNNADSQLFPWGLILVFTFVLSLGVCFCYYIIWILFDSEEASGAFYGIASRTSGLIQETSLSGGKKTVVGRPCDDKGCNSQNFVEGFTNQESPEFNHSEHYIYVTYPPDLKRRLLERSE, from the exons TTTATCGTGGTTTATTTGCTATCCTTAATCTCATGTCCAAGTCCAAATGTTATCAGATTGCTATGCTCGAAAGATAGCGCAAAATTGGTCCGCAAACTGGTGAATCTGAAATGGAATCCGATATTGGAGAAACACAAG gtTAAACTACCGCTGGAGTGTCCTTTTCATCCGCAACGTGATGTTTTCGGACCTCAACAGGAAGCGAAGAAGCGCAATCGGCCAAGTCAATGGATGTGCCGTTTATGTGGCAAAAGTTTTTTTGACGAGAAGCATCTCGATTTGCACTTCGATAGCAGGCACAGTACATTGCTGAACCAC GCAGAGGATGCTGTGTGCTTGGGCGACTTCTGTGACATAATGCGTTGTGATGTTTTCATATCACAGCAGGCGAAGATTGATGGAAGTGATGCTTACACGATAACAGATGTGGAGCTATGGCGCGGTTCGAATGCCTTGCATGCCTCAAAGTTACACCAAATCCAACGTACACTCACTAAGACGCTGACTTTGGAAAG ACAAAAAAAGAGCACGAAACAATTATGGAAGGATCCCtcgcaccaaaaacgaaacgatTTACTACCTCGATTTGGAGACTTTTCCTCAAATGCTGGAAAAGACTTTAGTGGCGAAACAAAGAGCG ATAGTTGCCGATTTGGAAAGGGCGACAACGTTAACAGACCAATGAACTACGACGAGAACACATTCCGCATTTCATCAGgaggaaaaaatgaaagaaataattTATTACAAGCGCAAAAGGCAAAATCGCGATGCCAGCCGGATAAACTTTCGAAATTGAAGAGTAAATGCGAAACCATAGTACGTTTTTGTATACTAGGACTTCTTCTGGAAATGTCTGATCAGGCATTTACAGAACTGGAAG ATGAGATGAACAAAGCAGTTTGTTGGTATCTAACATGCGATAGATACTGGGAAGACAACAACGCAGATTCGCAATTGTTCCCTTGGGGATTAATTCTTGTCTTTACCTTCGTCCTTTCTTTGGGAGTTTGCTTTTGCTACTATATTATCTGGATCTTGTTTGA CTCAGAAGAGGCAAGCGGAGCCTTTTACGGTATCGCCTCACGGACATCTGGTCTGATACAAGAAACAAGCCTTTCTGGAGGTAAGAAAACAGTTGTGGGACGACCTTGTGATGATAAAGGCTGCaattcgcaaaatttcgtggaaGGATTCACGAACCAAGAATCACCTGAATTCAATCACAGCGAACATTACATTTATGTTACTTATCCACCTGATTTGAAGCGAAGACTTTTGGAACGATCTGAATGA